The window AAGTTTGAATACCTATACTCAAACGGTTCAGTCCGTTTTCAAAAAGAGTTTTCAGTTTTGAATCATCAAGTTCCGAAACTGTAGTTTCCATAGAAATTTCAGCATTTTTTGCAAGATGAAAATTTTTATTTATTGCCCGTAAAATTTCCGCAAGTTGATTTTCGGGCAGGGCGGTAGGTGTACCGCCGCCGAAATAAACCGAATTTATTTCCGAAGTATTAACGTATTCCGTTTTGCCGTAGTTTTTTATTTGCTCTATTACGATAGACGAATAATCTTCAGGTACGGGATTTATAGTGCGCCGCATATTGCAAAAACTGCAAATCTTTTTACAATACGGCACATGAATATAAACCGATTTTTTCCCGCTTTCGGTATTCGGAGAGGACAGGGCTTTTTCCATAGTGGTAATTCCCTTTGCATATTTTGCAAATGCCATTCCCGCCTCGTGATGCGATTTTTTTCTTTCTTTATATGAACAATTCAAAATTTCTTCAACTTGCATACTCATCTCCATATTTTTATTTTGGAGCTTTTAAAGATGTATTTTAAATTTTTATATGCAGCTAACCTTGCATACTTATTGCATAAATTCTTTAAAAGCGTCTTCAGCTTTTTTTAAATCTTCTTCGTCAGGATGTTTTGCAGCTTCTTCATGCCTCTTTCTTCTTTCTTCGTCCATGTAATGGGGGTGGCCTTTCGGAAACGACATAAACATTTGCGTAAGGGCAGGGTCTATTTTCCCTTGGCAGCAAAAACCTCGTAAAACCGTATTACCGTTTTCCGTTAACAGTTTTTCAATATTTTTATGACATTCTTTTGCATGCTCGGAATTCGTGTATGCTCCGAGGGTGAAAAAGTAGCCCGTTTTTTTATTGCGAATTGTTTTGATAAATTCCAAAGCTTCTTTATTCGGCAAGGCTTTATCAATCCAAAAACCTACTACTATCGAGTCGTAGATGTCTGCATTTTTAACTTGCGTAACTTCAAAAAAATCGGTTCCCTCAGGAAGAGATTTTAAAATCGCTTCCGCAACTTTTTTTGTGTTTCCCGTTTTGCTTGAATAAGCTAATAATGTTTTCATAATTTTTTTTCTCCTTAGACTGTTTTATAATTTATGCCGATTTCCTTTTGGGTAATATTATAGGAAACCCCATTTCTTCATCATATATTATTTTGCAATTTATGTCATATATTTCTTTAATTAAATTTTCGGTAAAAATTTCTTTAGGCGTACCTTTTTTAAAAAGCAATCCGTCTTTTAAAACCAAAACCGAATCGCTGTATTGCGCCGCTTGATTTAAGTCGTGCAGAACCATAATTATTGAAAGATTTATAGCTTTATTTAATCCGTAAATCAGTTCCAAAAGTTCAAACTGGTATCCTATATCCAAGTAAGTGGTAGGCTCGTCAAGGAGTAAGACTTTAGGTTGTTGTGCAAGGGCCATTGCAAGCCAAACTCTTTGTCTTTCTCCGCCTGAAAGTTCACACACCTTTTTTATCGGTAAGTTCGGTTAAACGGGTTTGAGTTAAAACTTCGTTTAATATTTTTTCATCATCTTTTTTTAAAGGTTCATACCATTTTTTATGCGGTGCTCTTCCGAAAAGCACAAGTCTTTTTACGGTTACGTCTTCCGGCGCAATATTATATTGCAGTAAGATGGAAAGGCGGCAGGCAAATTCTTTTTTTGAAAGCGAAGCTATATCCGTATCGAAAAGGGAAATCTTTCCGTTTGCAGTTTTTAAAAGACGGGCAAAACTTCTTAAAAGCGTCGATTTTCCCGAGCCGTTAGGCCCTATTATCGAAATAATTTTACCCGCTTCAAAGCTGCTTGAAAAATTTTTTATAATTTCTTTTTTGTCGTACCGCAAGTAAATATTTTTTGCGGATAATGCAGATATCATATTTACCTCTAATATTTTTTACTTGAGTTCCGTAATAAGTACAGGAAAAAAGGAGAGCCCAATACCGCCATTACAATTCCTACGGGTAATTCAATCGGAGCGGCTATTGTGCGTGCAAAGGTATCGGCGCCCAAAAGTAAAACCGCTCCTGCAAACATAGAAAACGGTAATAGACTTTTATAATCGGAGCCTACAAGCATTCTAAGTATGTGCGGAATTACAAGTCCTACAAACCCGATAATACCTACCGTCGATGTGGATACTCCGGCTAAAAAGGCCGCTATGACCGAAAGAAAAAATCTTGAACGGTTTACGTTCGAGCCGAGGCTTGCAGCTTTTTCATCTCCCAAAAGTAAAATATTTGCGGGACGTATGCAAAATAATGCGAGTATTAAAGCCGGAATGCTGTAAATTAAAAGCACCTTCAAATGCGGCCAGCTTTTTGAAGCAAGGCTTCCGTTAAGCCACATTAAGG is drawn from Treponema pedis and contains these coding sequences:
- a CDS encoding flavodoxin family protein, which encodes MKTLLAYSSKTGNTKKVAEAILKSLPEGTDFFEVTQVKNADIYDSIVVGFWIDKALPNKEALEFIKTIRNKKTGYFFTLGAYTNSEHAKECHKNIEKLLTENGNTVLRGFCCQGKIDPALTQMFMSFPKGHPHYMDEERRKRHEEAAKHPDEEDLKKAEDAFKEFMQ